The following proteins are co-located in the Blastopirellula sediminis genome:
- a CDS encoding type ISP restriction/modification enzyme, whose amino-acid sequence MNAGSSLPELAENFEARLAQSDDAARRRHGVYYTPPEVAAAMIRAVDQSLRQQFGLPLGLADDSRCNETDAPLISILDPACGDGVFLEAAIRRIYQNYCDAGDEIAWPAAVHERVLPRLFGCELFPEAAEDARRRLIAVLNETGVTDVTPDEIQIRVGDALSEATWSDGEKFSVIIGNPPYSATTASHGDWIKSLMTGSGQPSRNYYEVAGQPLREKKLWLHDDYVQFFRLAQWHLDRCGFGILCYLTNHGYLDNPTFRGMRWELLRGFDRISLIDLHGNVKKREKSEEEPDDENVFAIEQGVAIGLFTKKGEGSELATLHRGDLWGSRAAKLKRLESESFVDIASDEIKVSTPHYFFMARDEARASEYERGLPILELFGKYASAVVTARDKIVIDHDRSALLERIGEFRDERLSDEEIRSAYFSSSRSGKYPPGDTRSWKLADARAALRADDLWQSRPMRCLYRPFDYRWIYWTPEMIDWPRGEIMRSLAAGETIGLIVRRQMPTGQECNYFGVTDAITLDGILRSDNRGNESILPLSIAGESNVRDELLGVHRKRWKDQTVTPQNLAALIYAIFHATSYRQRYADQLRIEYPRLFFPQKWSLAAKLIAWGERLIEAHLLRDAASGNEEGTEVEVDRGYPKYLSGQIFVGKNQPIAAVTLDEWKCRFGVHQVLEKWLKDRRGYELSSDDVATYRQIIAAVKATIEIRRQIDAAIEKSGGWAAAMVDRDGRTLA is encoded by the coding sequence ATGAACGCTGGCAGCAGTTTGCCGGAACTGGCCGAGAACTTTGAGGCCCGATTAGCCCAATCGGATGATGCGGCACGGCGACGCCACGGCGTTTATTATACGCCTCCCGAGGTCGCCGCCGCCATGATTCGGGCGGTGGATCAATCGCTCCGGCAGCAGTTTGGTTTGCCTCTTGGCCTGGCCGACGATTCGCGATGCAATGAGACCGATGCGCCGCTGATTTCGATTCTCGACCCGGCGTGCGGCGACGGCGTTTTTCTCGAAGCGGCAATTCGCCGAATCTATCAAAACTACTGCGACGCTGGCGACGAAATCGCCTGGCCCGCGGCGGTTCATGAGCGAGTTTTGCCTCGCTTGTTCGGCTGCGAGCTCTTTCCGGAAGCGGCCGAAGACGCTCGCCGCCGCTTAATCGCCGTGCTGAACGAAACCGGCGTTACCGATGTGACGCCTGATGAGATTCAAATTCGCGTCGGCGATGCCCTTTCTGAAGCGACCTGGTCGGACGGCGAAAAGTTTTCCGTCATCATCGGGAATCCTCCCTACTCAGCGACGACGGCCAGCCATGGCGATTGGATTAAATCGCTGATGACCGGCTCCGGTCAACCGTCGCGTAACTATTACGAAGTCGCCGGACAGCCGCTCCGCGAGAAGAAACTGTGGCTGCACGACGATTACGTCCAGTTTTTTCGGCTCGCTCAGTGGCACTTGGATCGCTGTGGCTTTGGCATTCTTTGCTATCTGACCAATCATGGCTATCTCGATAATCCAACCTTTCGCGGTATGCGTTGGGAATTACTCCGCGGTTTTGATCGCATCAGCCTGATCGATCTGCATGGAAACGTGAAAAAGCGGGAGAAAAGCGAGGAAGAACCGGACGACGAAAACGTGTTTGCGATCGAACAAGGGGTTGCGATCGGCCTGTTCACGAAAAAAGGAGAGGGGAGCGAGTTGGCGACGCTCCACCGCGGCGATCTTTGGGGATCCCGTGCGGCGAAGCTCAAACGTCTGGAAAGTGAGTCGTTCGTGGATATCGCTTCGGACGAGATCAAGGTTTCTACGCCGCACTACTTTTTCATGGCGCGAGATGAAGCGCGGGCCAGTGAATATGAACGGGGACTGCCGATTTTGGAGCTGTTCGGCAAATATGCTTCGGCCGTAGTGACGGCGCGCGACAAGATTGTGATCGACCATGATCGCTCCGCGCTGCTGGAACGCATTGGAGAATTTCGCGACGAACGGCTGTCAGACGAAGAAATTCGATCCGCCTACTTCTCCAGCAGTCGCAGCGGGAAATATCCCCCAGGCGATACGCGGTCGTGGAAACTTGCCGATGCGCGAGCGGCGCTGCGTGCCGACGACCTTTGGCAATCGCGACCGATGCGTTGTCTCTATCGTCCGTTCGATTATCGCTGGATCTATTGGACGCCGGAGATGATCGATTGGCCGCGGGGAGAGATCATGCGTTCGCTTGCCGCGGGAGAAACGATCGGCCTGATCGTGCGGCGGCAGATGCCGACTGGGCAAGAATGTAACTACTTCGGCGTGACCGACGCGATTACGCTCGACGGAATTTTGCGCAGCGATAATCGGGGAAATGAGTCAATCCTGCCGCTGTCGATTGCTGGCGAAAGCAATGTGCGAGACGAGTTGCTCGGCGTGCACCGGAAACGGTGGAAGGATCAAACCGTTACGCCCCAAAATTTGGCTGCGCTGATTTACGCAATCTTTCATGCGACCTCCTATCGCCAGCGTTACGCCGATCAATTGCGGATTGAATACCCCCGCCTTTTCTTTCCACAGAAATGGTCGCTGGCCGCGAAGCTAATTGCGTGGGGAGAGCGTCTGATCGAAGCGCACTTGTTACGTGACGCGGCGTCTGGGAACGAAGAGGGGACGGAAGTCGAAGTTGACCGCGGATATCCTAAGTACCTTAGTGGCCAGATCTTCGTTGGGAAGAACCAGCCAATCGCAGCGGTGACCCTAGACGAATGGAAATGCCGCTTCGGCGTTCACCAGGTGCTCGAGAAGTGGCTGAAAGATCGTCGCGGCTATGAATTGTCGAGCGACGACGTCGCGACTTATCGTCAGATCATTGCCGCGGTAAAGGCGACGATCGAGATTCGTCGCCAGATTGATGCGGCTATTGAGAAGTCCGGCGGATGGGCCGCCGCGATGGTTGATCGCGACGGCCGCACGCTGGCTTAG
- the acs gene encoding acetate--CoA ligase has protein sequence MANESSGRISNVMQEARVFPPTPEFQAKAAISSMEQYQQMWDEAKADPPAFWDKIAKTELHWFEPYRKTLEWNEPFAKWFVDGKTNASYNCLDRHLSTPRRDKPAIIWEGEPGDTRTLTYAELHREVCRFANGLKSLGVQQGDVVSIYMPMTPELAIAMLACARIGAIHSVIFAGFSAEAIADRNHDASARVMLTADGAWRRGKELSLKATVDEALAKSPTVEKCIVLKRIGNEINMQEGRDIWWNDLIESVSDDCPAEPFDSETPLFILYTSGSTGKPKGIKHTTAGYNLYAKQTFEWVFDHRDDDIYWCTADCGWITGHSYVVYGPMSAGATCVMYEGAPNFPDEGRFWELIEKYKVTILYTAPTAIRAFIKWGDEWVDKHDISSLRLLGTVGEGINPEAWMWYHEKIGASRCPIVDTWWQTETGGIMMSPLPGAIPTKPGSCTKPLPGVIPGIFDENNELCEKNQGGKLTITHPWPGMLRGIWGDEARYKQQYWSTVPHCYLAGDNARIDDDGYYWIMGRIDDVINVSGHRLSTIEVESALVSHPNVAESAVVGRPHDIKGQAIAAFVTLRDAEPTDELKAALKQHVRKEIGALAVPDDIRFTAVLPKTRSGKIMRRLLRDIASGKELVGDTSTLEDLASLAKLRDED, from the coding sequence ATGGCAAATGAATCGTCCGGTCGCATCAGCAATGTGATGCAAGAGGCCCGTGTTTTCCCCCCGACCCCGGAATTCCAGGCCAAAGCCGCCATTAGCTCGATGGAGCAATATCAGCAAATGTGGGACGAAGCGAAGGCTGACCCCCCCGCATTCTGGGATAAAATTGCGAAGACCGAACTTCATTGGTTCGAACCGTATCGCAAAACTTTGGAATGGAACGAGCCGTTCGCCAAGTGGTTTGTCGACGGAAAAACCAACGCTTCGTACAACTGCTTGGACCGTCATCTCTCGACGCCGCGTCGCGATAAGCCTGCGATCATCTGGGAAGGGGAGCCCGGTGATACGCGGACGTTGACCTATGCCGAGCTGCACCGCGAAGTCTGCCGCTTCGCCAACGGCCTAAAGAGCCTCGGCGTGCAGCAAGGGGACGTCGTCTCGATCTACATGCCGATGACGCCGGAATTGGCGATCGCGATGTTGGCCTGTGCTCGCATCGGCGCGATTCACTCGGTCATCTTCGCCGGGTTCTCGGCCGAAGCGATCGCCGATCGCAATCATGACGCCAGCGCTCGCGTGATGCTGACCGCCGATGGCGCCTGGCGCCGCGGTAAAGAGCTCTCGCTCAAAGCGACCGTCGATGAAGCGCTCGCCAAGTCGCCGACCGTCGAGAAGTGCATCGTGCTGAAGCGGATCGGTAACGAAATCAACATGCAGGAAGGTCGTGACATCTGGTGGAACGATCTGATCGAAAGCGTCAGTGACGATTGCCCGGCTGAACCGTTCGACAGCGAAACGCCGCTGTTCATCCTCTACACCAGCGGATCGACCGGCAAGCCGAAAGGGATCAAACACACCACCGCTGGCTACAACCTTTACGCCAAGCAAACGTTCGAGTGGGTCTTCGATCATCGCGACGACGACATCTACTGGTGCACCGCCGACTGCGGCTGGATCACCGGTCACAGCTATGTCGTCTATGGTCCGATGTCGGCTGGCGCCACTTGCGTGATGTACGAAGGCGCCCCGAACTTCCCGGACGAAGGTCGCTTCTGGGAGCTGATCGAAAAGTACAAGGTCACCATCCTCTACACCGCCCCGACCGCAATTCGCGCCTTCATCAAGTGGGGCGACGAATGGGTCGACAAGCACGACATTTCCAGCCTCCGTTTGCTCGGCACCGTCGGCGAAGGGATCAACCCGGAAGCCTGGATGTGGTACCACGAAAAGATTGGCGCCTCGCGCTGTCCGATCGTCGATACCTGGTGGCAAACCGAAACCGGCGGCATCATGATGTCGCCGCTGCCGGGCGCCATTCCGACCAAACCGGGCAGTTGCACCAAGCCGCTCCCCGGCGTCATTCCGGGCATCTTCGACGAGAACAACGAACTCTGCGAAAAGAACCAGGGTGGCAAGCTCACCATCACGCATCCTTGGCCCGGCATGCTCCGCGGCATCTGGGGTGATGAAGCTCGCTACAAGCAGCAGTACTGGAGCACCGTTCCGCACTGCTACCTCGCAGGCGATAACGCCCGCATCGACGACGACGGCTACTACTGGATCATGGGTCGTATCGACGACGTGATCAACGTCTCGGGGCACCGACTCTCGACGATCGAAGTCGAAAGCGCCCTCGTGTCGCACCCGAACGTCGCGGAATCAGCGGTGGTCGGTCGACCGCACGACATCAAAGGCCAAGCGATCGCCGCCTTCGTCACGCTTCGCGACGCCGAACCGACCGACGAATTGAAAGCCGCTCTGAAGCAGCACGTTCGCAAAGAAATCGGCGCCCTCGCCGTGCCGGACGACATCCGCTTCACCGCCGTTCTTCCCAAGACTCGGAGCGGTAAGATCATGCGGCGTTTGCTGCGTGATATCGCGTCGGGTAAGGAACTCGTCGGCGATACTTCGACTCTCGAAGATCTCGCTTCGCTCGCCAAACTGCGCGACGAAGACTAA
- a CDS encoding 3-keto-disaccharide hydrolase yields the protein MGKFASRLRIAGTALIVLSASVCWSAPFDNAPELSQSKLFNERDLQGWRPTIRCDANELSPQDREVLTELAADDMSVHWQAAFGILQYDGAGKPIETERHFGPCILSFQWKCEPCSSATIGLPGGWSVAIGDADSDGADQRRSSGAIYQGCRRVIKPMRCTDQPLGEWNHMTIRVRSHQVDVWLNGCRIAVVDDIHLDTEGPITLDGGPTPLYFRNVVIEPLKVSSGEPNSQLP from the coding sequence ATGGGCAAGTTTGCTTCGCGTCTCCGCATCGCGGGGACTGCGCTGATCGTATTGTCGGCGAGCGTCTGCTGGTCCGCCCCTTTCGACAACGCGCCGGAACTATCGCAATCGAAGCTCTTCAACGAACGTGATCTGCAAGGTTGGCGTCCCACGATCCGCTGCGACGCCAACGAACTCTCCCCGCAAGATCGCGAAGTGCTCACCGAACTCGCCGCCGACGATATGAGCGTTCACTGGCAAGCGGCGTTCGGCATCCTGCAATACGATGGCGCCGGCAAGCCGATCGAGACCGAACGTCACTTCGGTCCTTGCATCTTGTCGTTTCAATGGAAATGCGAGCCTTGCTCATCGGCGACGATTGGCCTGCCTGGAGGCTGGAGCGTTGCCATTGGCGACGCCGATAGCGACGGCGCCGATCAGCGTCGTTCGTCTGGCGCGATCTATCAAGGTTGTCGTCGCGTTATCAAACCGATGCGCTGTACGGATCAGCCGCTCGGCGAATGGAATCACATGACGATTCGCGTTCGCAGTCATCAGGTCGACGTCTGGCTCAATGGATGTCGGATCGCGGTTGTCGATGATATTCACCTCGATACCGAAGGCCCCATCACTCTGGACGGGGGCCCCACGCCGCTCTATTTCCGCAATGTGGTTATCGAGCCACTCAAAGTCTCTTCAGGCGAGCCAAATTCTCAGCTTCCCTAA
- a CDS encoding DUF6807 family protein has translation MLRWPIALALTLLVYSAAVAAPLKLQITASDQAEINVPVTVAVPKAAAGDAQVATVALSDGTKLVGQLTAPSLLSKADATKDLELTFVLPKLDAGAKLTATVEFGGSAGGQEYSWKDTPGKSMDLLDGNKPVLRYMYEALDDSSPERRHETFKVYHHVFDLDGNNLLTKGPGGLFPHHRGLFYGFNRISYSADGKKQNADVWHCNNGESQAHIKVISSEAGPVLGRQLLQVEWRGRDGKPFAEEERELTVYRTPEGRLIEFASRLESKVDDLKLDGDPQHAGFQFRATQFVPDNTAKKTFYIRPDGKGKPGAFRNWPGQKEHVDLPWNVLVFEAFDKTYSTCYLDRPTNPKPARFSERDYGRFGSYFATDVPQEEPLEVNYRVYLTEGEIAPDAIAESYASFNQPPQVSIVE, from the coding sequence ATGCTCCGCTGGCCAATCGCTTTGGCGCTGACCTTGCTCGTCTACTCGGCGGCCGTTGCCGCTCCCTTGAAACTGCAAATCACCGCGTCGGACCAGGCCGAGATCAATGTGCCGGTCACCGTCGCTGTTCCCAAGGCTGCCGCTGGCGACGCGCAGGTCGCGACGGTCGCTCTTTCGGATGGCACGAAGCTGGTTGGTCAGCTGACCGCTCCGAGCCTGCTCTCGAAAGCGGACGCCACGAAAGACCTCGAGCTGACTTTCGTCCTTCCGAAACTCGACGCAGGCGCCAAGTTGACGGCGACCGTTGAATTTGGCGGAAGTGCAGGGGGACAAGAGTACAGCTGGAAAGACACGCCGGGCAAGTCGATGGATCTGCTCGACGGCAATAAGCCGGTGCTGCGTTACATGTACGAGGCGCTCGACGACTCATCACCTGAGCGTCGCCACGAAACCTTCAAGGTATATCACCATGTCTTTGACCTGGATGGCAATAACCTGCTGACCAAGGGCCCCGGCGGGCTCTTCCCGCATCACCGCGGCCTGTTCTACGGCTTCAATCGCATCAGCTACTCGGCTGACGGCAAGAAGCAAAACGCCGACGTCTGGCACTGCAACAACGGCGAATCGCAAGCTCACATCAAAGTCATCAGCAGCGAAGCTGGCCCCGTCCTCGGTCGCCAATTGCTGCAAGTCGAATGGCGCGGACGTGACGGCAAGCCGTTTGCTGAAGAAGAACGCGAGCTGACCGTCTATCGCACGCCGGAAGGACGCCTGATCGAATTCGCGTCGCGACTCGAAAGCAAGGTCGACGACCTGAAGCTTGACGGCGATCCGCAGCACGCAGGATTCCAATTCCGCGCAACGCAGTTCGTTCCGGACAATACCGCCAAAAAGACCTTCTACATTCGTCCCGACGGCAAGGGAAAACCGGGCGCCTTCCGCAACTGGCCCGGTCAGAAGGAACATGTCGACCTGCCGTGGAACGTGCTCGTCTTCGAGGCTTTCGACAAGACCTATTCGACCTGTTACCTCGATCGTCCGACCAATCCGAAACCGGCTCGCTTCAGCGAACGGGATTACGGGCGATTTGGTTCCTACTTTGCGACCGACGTTCCGCAAGAGGAACCGCTGGAAGTGAACTACCGCGTTTATCTGACCGAAGGAGAAATCGCTCCGGACGCGATCGCCGAGTCGTACGCCAGCTTCAATCAACCGCCGCAGGTTTCGATCGTTGAATAA
- a CDS encoding polyprenol monophosphomannose synthase — protein sequence MSNDRPPSHTVLIAVATFNEIDNLPLLVAEILDAVPDADILVVDDDSPDGTGKWCQEFAANEPRLSCMHRARGAGLGTAVIAAMKYAIDRDYDLMVNLDADFSHTPQKIVDLLAVAKTSDVDVVVGSRYVAGGGVQGWPLHRRFMSRGINFYTRLLLGLPVRDCSGSFRCYRVATLARLDFDAIVSKGYSFFEEILWRFRMAGATFCEVPYVFVERERGYSKINWREAVRALYLIARLGLGSIFTSQSKSA from the coding sequence ATGTCGAACGACCGCCCACCCTCTCACACCGTGTTGATTGCGGTCGCGACGTTCAACGAGATCGACAATCTTCCGCTGCTGGTCGCCGAGATCCTGGACGCTGTCCCTGACGCCGACATCTTGGTCGTTGACGACGACTCCCCCGATGGAACTGGCAAATGGTGCCAGGAGTTCGCCGCCAACGAGCCGCGTCTCTCCTGTATGCATCGTGCCCGGGGCGCCGGACTAGGGACCGCCGTCATCGCCGCAATGAAGTATGCGATCGACCGCGACTATGACTTAATGGTCAACCTCGACGCCGACTTCAGCCACACGCCGCAAAAGATCGTCGACCTGCTCGCCGTCGCCAAAACGAGCGACGTCGACGTCGTGGTCGGCTCTCGCTATGTCGCAGGGGGCGGCGTTCAAGGCTGGCCGCTCCATCGCCGCTTTATGAGTCGCGGGATCAACTTCTATACGCGATTGCTCTTAGGTCTGCCGGTTCGCGATTGCAGCGGCTCATTTCGCTGCTACCGCGTCGCGACCCTCGCCCGGCTCGACTTTGACGCGATCGTCTCGAAGGGCTATTCGTTCTTCGAGGAAATCCTCTGGCGTTTTCGGATGGCGGGAGCGACCTTTTGCGAGGTTCCCTATGTCTTCGTTGAGCGGGAACGTGGCTATTCGAAGATCAACTGGCGCGAAGCGGTTCGCGCTCTCTACCTGATCGCCCGTCTTGGGCTCGGCTCGATCTTCACATCGCAATCGAAGTCGGCTTAG
- a CDS encoding MFS transporter — translation MSATSDNFSPENPYNRDFWLGYFANLALIVGMSSLFRYADFIAYLGGGPYQLGLVTGCGMTGGLLGRFLQGRLIDRLGPRTVWLCSLFALTLFVLLHLTVQSLHSPWIFLLRIGMMISVAGAFSASLTSVSLKAPPGRTAEMVGVLGSSGFIGVAIGPVIGDWIFQGDQVTFGQIQAMFFLSGAMFAVSMLLAYLSTRGDLRTPHHEHPALWTLVRSFNPGWLLLMGMVVGGGVLMPQVFLRSFADSLEINQIRYFFLAYALTAFSVRIATRQFTDRYGVKNTVIFGMTCLVLSMIAYLPVTAYWMLPLPAVFGGAAHAFLFPAVVAGGATVFPRRYRGTGTNLMLASLDFGSLVGFPMEGAIVTWADELGWPGYPTMFTVLAVTFATTTLLYAALGRKEIGEEYGEEFDVESPAPIEPAPQCELEVDQADREATSCR, via the coding sequence ATGTCCGCGACGAGCGACAATTTTTCGCCCGAAAATCCTTACAATCGCGACTTCTGGCTCGGATATTTCGCCAATTTGGCGTTGATCGTCGGGATGAGCAGCCTGTTTCGGTACGCCGACTTTATCGCCTATTTGGGCGGCGGTCCGTATCAGTTGGGGCTGGTGACCGGCTGCGGGATGACGGGGGGATTGCTGGGCCGGTTTCTGCAGGGGCGGCTGATCGATCGGCTGGGACCTCGCACCGTTTGGCTTTGCTCTCTCTTCGCGTTGACCCTGTTCGTGCTGTTGCACCTGACCGTTCAGAGCCTCCATTCTCCTTGGATTTTCCTGCTGCGGATCGGGATGATGATCAGCGTCGCAGGGGCCTTCAGCGCTTCGCTGACCTCCGTTTCGCTGAAAGCTCCGCCGGGGCGAACGGCGGAGATGGTGGGGGTTCTCGGCTCATCCGGGTTTATCGGAGTGGCGATTGGACCGGTGATCGGAGACTGGATTTTTCAGGGGGACCAGGTCACCTTCGGTCAGATTCAGGCGATGTTCTTCCTGTCGGGAGCGATGTTCGCCGTCTCGATGTTGCTCGCTTATCTATCGACTCGCGGTGATCTTCGCACGCCCCATCATGAGCACCCTGCCCTTTGGACGCTCGTACGATCGTTCAATCCCGGATGGTTGCTGCTCATGGGGATGGTTGTGGGAGGAGGCGTTCTGATGCCGCAGGTCTTCCTGCGGAGCTTCGCCGACTCGCTGGAGATCAATCAGATTCGGTACTTCTTTCTCGCCTACGCGCTGACGGCGTTTTCGGTCCGGATTGCTACGCGGCAGTTCACCGATCGCTACGGCGTGAAGAATACGGTCATCTTCGGCATGACCTGCCTGGTGTTGTCGATGATCGCTTATCTGCCGGTCACCGCGTATTGGATGCTGCCGCTGCCTGCGGTCTTTGGCGGAGCGGCGCACGCGTTCTTGTTTCCGGCGGTCGTTGCCGGGGGAGCGACCGTTTTCCCGCGTCGTTATCGCGGAACCGGCACCAACTTGATGTTGGCGTCGCTCGACTTTGGTTCGCTCGTCGGCTTTCCAATGGAAGGGGCGATCGTTACCTGGGCCGATGAGCTGGGTTGGCCAGGATATCCGACAATGTTTACGGTCCTGGCGGTCACGTTCGCCACGACGACGCTTCTCTACGCAGCCTTAGGCCGGAAAGAGATCGGCGAAGAGTACGGCGAGGAGTTTGACGTGGAGTCGCCGGCGCCGATCGAACCGGCGCCGCAGTGCGAGCTGGAAGTCGATCAGGCCGATCGTGAAGCGACGAGCTGTCGATAG
- a CDS encoding SDR family oxidoreductase: MAKYLVTGGAGFIGSHIVDALVARGDKVRVIDNLSTGKRSNLDQVAGKVEFIEGCLTDSAVVADAVRGIDVVFHQAALASVPLSVERPLDTHAHCVTATVNLLNEARKANVRRLIYAASSSAYGDAPTLAKRETDLPNPLSPYAAAKLSAEYYLQAFYHTYGIETVGLRYFNVFGPRQDPDSPYSAVIPIFITLLLQGDRPVIYGDGQQSRDFTFVKNVALANLSAAKADGVAGRIINVANGRSTSLLRLIELLNRELGTDVQPKHDPPRIGDVRDSMADNTLARTLLNYEVEIDFETGLQMSIDYYRQLVASRSA; encoded by the coding sequence ATGGCCAAGTATCTTGTCACCGGCGGCGCTGGTTTTATCGGTTCGCATATCGTCGACGCACTCGTCGCTCGCGGCGACAAGGTGCGCGTCATCGACAACCTGAGCACCGGCAAACGAAGCAATCTCGACCAGGTCGCAGGCAAGGTTGAGTTCATCGAAGGTTGCCTCACTGACAGCGCCGTGGTCGCCGACGCCGTTCGCGGCATCGACGTCGTCTTTCATCAAGCGGCCCTCGCTTCGGTTCCGCTCAGCGTCGAGCGCCCGCTCGATACGCACGCACACTGCGTCACCGCAACGGTCAACTTGCTCAACGAAGCTCGCAAGGCGAACGTTCGTCGACTGATCTACGCCGCGTCGAGCAGCGCCTATGGCGACGCGCCGACGTTGGCCAAACGCGAGACCGACCTGCCGAATCCGTTGTCCCCTTACGCCGCGGCGAAACTCTCGGCCGAGTATTACCTGCAAGCCTTTTATCACACGTACGGCATCGAAACGGTCGGCCTTCGCTACTTCAACGTGTTTGGACCGCGGCAAGATCCCGATAGCCCCTACTCGGCCGTGATCCCAATCTTCATCACGCTGCTGCTGCAAGGCGATCGCCCGGTGATTTACGGCGACGGCCAGCAGTCGCGCGACTTCACCTTTGTGAAGAACGTCGCGCTGGCGAATCTGTCGGCCGCGAAAGCGGACGGAGTAGCCGGTCGGATTATCAACGTCGCCAATGGCCGCAGCACGTCTCTGTTGCGACTGATCGAGCTGCTCAATCGCGAATTGGGAACCGACGTCCAGCCGAAGCATGATCCCCCGCGAATCGGCGACGTTCGCGACAGCATGGCCGACAACACGCTCGCGCGGACGCTGCTCAACTATGAAGTCGAGATCGACTTCGAGACCGGCCTACAGATGTCGATTGACTACTATCGACAGCTCGTCGCTTCACGATCGGCCTGA
- a CDS encoding ExeA family protein — protein sequence MYESFYQLMRRPFPAAADAPYYFPSAAAEAARSTMRRCLHRGEGPALLIGGPGLGKSLLLKVLAKDLQAQRHISFLQCGRVCSRRALLQALLYDLGLPYRGLEEGELRLSLVDFLHSSNDDRQGLLIFIDEADTLPTRLLDELRLLTNISAKGESLVGMALAGGLTLEERFASPRLTSLNQRVAARCYLETFSKAETAEFVKFQLEGAGSHRTLFSDEALEAVAQVTGGVPRLINQLCDHTLVLASLGSQKRIDASGIEEAWADLQQMPGPWTVSQEEFTPPTSAGGVLEFGSLDDEAAELPQSVKFPSRIMAPPKQKRDVVDEDAASTLRMSATEADFEPASSVQPEAELEFLSAAKNPFDESFDNEEVILDRYASLSDARGVLKQVHSREGVEIASLLEPTPVMVQSNHEAVAAVDVVMPPYARDEEIVSRHLRESAPTPPPADDRDILIIEDHEAETAPTRSRRREFRRLFSNLRREHA from the coding sequence ATGTACGAATCGTTTTATCAGCTTATGCGGCGCCCATTTCCAGCAGCCGCTGACGCCCCCTACTATTTCCCCTCCGCCGCTGCCGAAGCGGCTCGCAGCACCATGCGGCGCTGTCTGCATCGGGGCGAGGGTCCGGCGCTGCTGATCGGCGGGCCGGGACTGGGCAAGTCATTGCTGTTGAAGGTGCTTGCAAAGGACCTGCAGGCTCAGCGTCACATCTCGTTTCTGCAATGCGGCCGCGTCTGCTCTCGCCGTGCCTTGTTGCAAGCGTTGCTGTATGATTTGGGACTTCCCTATCGTGGACTCGAAGAAGGGGAACTCCGACTGTCGCTGGTCGACTTCCTCCACTCGTCCAATGACGATCGACAAGGCCTGTTGATCTTCATCGACGAAGCCGACACGCTACCGACCCGCTTGCTCGACGAACTGCGACTGCTGACCAATATTTCCGCAAAGGGAGAATCGCTGGTCGGCATGGCGCTCGCCGGAGGCCTGACTCTGGAAGAACGCTTCGCATCGCCGCGACTCACTTCGTTGAATCAACGCGTCGCTGCACGATGCTACCTCGAGACCTTCTCGAAAGCGGAGACCGCCGAGTTCGTCAAATTCCAGCTGGAAGGCGCCGGCTCGCATCGCACCCTCTTTTCGGACGAAGCCCTCGAAGCGGTGGCCCAAGTCACCGGCGGCGTTCCCCGCCTAATCAATCAGTTGTGCGACCACACCTTGGTGCTGGCTTCGCTCGGATCGCAAAAGCGGATCGACGCGAGCGGCATTGAAGAAGCGTGGGCCGACTTGCAACAGATGCCTGGACCGTGGACGGTTAGCCAAGAAGAGTTCACCCCGCCAACCAGCGCCGGTGGCGTGCTGGAATTCGGTTCGCTCGATGACGAGGCCGCTGAACTTCCGCAGTCGGTAAAGTTCCCGTCGCGGATCATGGCTCCGCCGAAACAGAAGCGGGACGTGGTGGACGAAGACGCCGCGTCGACGCTTCGCATGAGCGCAACCGAAGCCGACTTCGAGCCCGCCTCTTCGGTTCAGCCCGAAGCGGAACTCGAGTTCCTCAGCGCCGCGAAGAATCCGTTCGACGAATCGTTCGACAACGAAGAGGTGATCCTCGATCGTTACGCCAGCCTCAGCGACGCTCGTGGCGTGTTGAAGCAAGTGCACAGCCGCGAAGGGGTCGAGATCGCGTCGCTGCTCGAGCCGACGCCGGTGATGGTTCAGTCGAATCACGAGGCCGTCGCCGCGGTCGATGTGGTCATGCCTCCGTACGCTCGCGATGAAGAAATCGTCTCGCGACATCTGCGGGAATCGGCTCCGACTCCGCCCCCTGCGGACGATCGCGACATCCTGATCATCGAAGATCACGAAGCCGAAACGGCGCCAACGCGCAGTCGACGCCGTGAATTCCGGCGGCTCTTTAGTAACCTTCGCCGCGAACACGCCTAG